Proteins from a single region of Brassica oleracea var. oleracea cultivar TO1000 unplaced genomic scaffold, BOL UnpScaffold01158, whole genome shotgun sequence:
- the LOC106320976 gene encoding uncharacterized protein LOC106320976 yields MDQYGLPIQRREMKHKGRNVVWSVGMDKCLIEALAFQANNGNKVDKCFNENAYSAACHAVNTRFNLNLNSQKVINRLKTIKKRYRVMKDILSRDGFWWNATTKMIDCESDDLWKRYIAVHPDAKAFKGKQIEMYEELRTVCGDHHQAPGRYAKVKAESNHHLNDFKHFEEDSVSFPLPSSEDNNSDTDGTESYAGGGGDDEYLHEEPQDLPPRNPLKQPLKRPRNSDPFQEAMLAVASSIRRLADAVEGSKSLINTEELLEAVMEIDGLEEAKQMYAFEYLNGDPVKARAFMAYDSRMRKLFLFRQFWWWK; encoded by the exons ATGGATCAATATGGCTTGCCAATACAGAGAAGAGAGATGAAGCATAAAGGGAGAAACGTTGTATGGTCCGTTGGAATGGACAAGTGTCTGATTGAAGCTTTGGCTTTCCAGGCCAACAACGGGAACAAAGTTGACAAATGCTTCAATGAGAACGCATACTCTGCTGCTTGTCATGCTGTTAATACTCGTTTCAACCTTAACCTCAATAGCCAAAAAGTCATCAATCGCCTCAAGACAATCAAGAAACGGTACAGAGTCATGAAAGACATACTTAGTCGTGATGGTTTCTGGTGGAACGCTACCACCAAAATGATCGATTGCGAAAGTGATGACCTCTGGAAAAGATATATTGCA GTACACCCAGACGCGAAAGCATTCAAGGGAAAGCAAATTGAGATGTACGAGGAACTTAGAACTGTATGCGGTGACCACCATCAAGCCCCAGGTCGATATGCCAAGGTGAAAGCTGAAAGCAATCATCACCTAAACGACTTTAAACACTTTGAAGAAGACTCTGTTTCATTCCCTTTACCAAGCTCAGAAGACAATAATAGCGATACAGATGGAACAGAGTCCTACGCAGGAGGAGGAGGGGATGATGAGTATTTGCATGAAGAGCCTCAAGATCTCCCTCCTCGAAATCCTTTAAAGCAGCCTCTTAAACGACCTAGAAACTCAGATCCTTTCCAAGAAGCCATGTTAGCGGTTGCTTCAAGCATTCGTCGCCTAGCTGATGCAGTGGAAGGAAGCAAAAGTTTGATCAACACAGAGGAACTGCTTGAAGCAGTGATGGAGATTGATGGATTGGAAGAAGCCAAGCAGATGTATGCGTTTGAGTATCTGAATGGTGATCCGGTGAAAGCTAGAGCGTTCATGGCTTATGATAGTAGGATGAGGAAGTTGTTTTTGTTTCGACAGTTTTGGTGGTGGAAGTAA